The following proteins are encoded in a genomic region of Chryseobacterium cucumeris:
- a CDS encoding response regulator transcription factor, protein MSDKNNSLYAGKASEKYLNVLKAVSETSLGCVYIADLKTRKLEFISENPLLFSGLSAAEVEKMGYNFFRKYTKKADLDILKKVSTNGLKFFECLSPEEKKVHTITYDFHLKYANSVDVLVNHKITPIELFDDGEISKIVCVVSYSLNRSAGNIRIVSNTSETYWKYNLFTGKWTEESKVALKLREIEIIRLYLQGLKIEEIAEQLFVSPSTIKFHRSKLFERIGVKNIIEAISYVITNNLI, encoded by the coding sequence ATGAGTGATAAAAATAATTCATTATATGCCGGAAAGGCATCAGAGAAGTATCTTAATGTACTAAAAGCGGTATCGGAAACCAGTCTGGGCTGTGTTTATATTGCAGATCTTAAAACAAGAAAATTAGAGTTCATTTCTGAGAATCCTCTTCTTTTTTCTGGTTTAAGTGCTGCTGAAGTTGAAAAAATGGGTTATAATTTTTTTCGTAAATACACCAAGAAGGCAGATCTTGACATATTAAAGAAAGTAAGTACCAACGGATTAAAGTTTTTTGAATGCCTTTCACCTGAAGAAAAAAAAGTACATACCATTACCTATGATTTTCATCTTAAATATGCCAACAGTGTAGATGTGCTTGTCAATCATAAGATTACACCTATAGAACTCTTTGATGATGGAGAAATCTCCAAAATAGTCTGTGTAGTGTCCTATTCTCTTAACCGGTCTGCGGGAAATATCAGGATCGTTTCTAATACCTCAGAAACCTATTGGAAGTATAATCTCTTCACTGGAAAATGGACAGAAGAATCTAAAGTTGCCCTAAAATTAAGGGAAATAGAAATAATACGGCTTTATCTTCAGGGATTAAAAATAGAAGAAATTGCAGAACAATTGTTTGTGTCACCAAGTACCATAAAGTTTCACAGAAGCAAATTGTTTGAGAGAATTGGAGTGAAGAATATCATCGAAGCAATATCCTACGTAATAACGAATAATTTGATTTAA
- a CDS encoding prevent-host-death protein, translated as MNYKLELNTQEPNSKIVFNNIIFDSFKINIVERYIGSMKARPTLCEVLFKVRTLDDVLINRKDGNIRVKIKGDDFETYQKLSRDLNSYEYKNKLINRKEIEQNYVHFILSLVITNYQLN; from the coding sequence ATGAACTATAAACTTGAACTCAACACTCAGGAGCCTAATTCTAAAATCGTTTTTAATAACATCATATTTGATTCGTTCAAGATTAATATAGTTGAAAGATATATCGGTTCCATGAAGGCTCGCCCTACGTTATGCGAAGTTTTATTTAAAGTAAGAACTCTGGATGATGTACTTATTAACAGAAAAGATGGTAATATAAGAGTAAAGATAAAGGGTGATGATTTTGAAACGTATCAGAAATTATCCCGCGATCTGAATTCTTATGAATACAAAAACAAACTGATTAACAGAAAAGAGATAGAACAGAATTATGTTCATTTCATCCTGAGTTTAGTAATTACAAATTATCAGCTTAATTAA
- the gndA gene encoding NADP-dependent phosphogluconate dehydrogenase, which produces MERYSYGMVGLGVMGRNLLYNIADNGFSIAGFDLDQEKVKELEGGAASEMKVKGTGSLEDFVSALEVPRKIILMVPAGKPVDAVLENITPLLSEGDIVIDAGNSYFEDTNRRVADLASKKLHFMGMGVSGGEKGARTGPSIMPGGDLEAFRLLKPMLEAIAAKVDNEACTAYMGKGSAGNYVKMVHNGIEYAIMQLISEAYDLLKRGAGLNNEQLYQVFKEWNNGEMNSFLIEITRDIFTQKDSLTDGYLVDQILDKAGAKGTGKWTSEQAMEIGVSIPTIDIAVTSRILSAYKNERVQASKIYADNEIVKPENTELFIQEVGDALFLSTLISYAQGLSLLVKASEEYGFEIPLKDVVKIWRGGCIIRSVLLEKFYSAYTQNPNLSNILLDKEISELVKSKIKGLRKTAGYAATNGISSLGLQTALGYFDAYTTESLPVNLIQAQRDYFGAHTYQRIDREGVFHTSWQSANN; this is translated from the coding sequence ATGGAAAGATATAGTTATGGGATGGTTGGCCTTGGAGTAATGGGGCGGAATCTGCTTTATAATATCGCTGACAACGGGTTTTCAATCGCAGGATTCGACCTTGATCAGGAGAAAGTTAAAGAATTAGAAGGCGGAGCTGCTTCAGAAATGAAGGTGAAGGGTACAGGATCTTTAGAAGACTTTGTATCCGCATTGGAAGTTCCAAGAAAAATTATTCTTATGGTTCCTGCAGGAAAACCTGTAGATGCTGTGCTGGAAAATATCACCCCGCTTTTAAGCGAAGGCGATATCGTGATTGATGCAGGAAATTCTTATTTCGAAGATACCAACAGGCGTGTTGCTGACCTGGCATCTAAGAAACTGCATTTTATGGGAATGGGAGTGTCAGGAGGTGAAAAAGGAGCCAGAACAGGTCCAAGTATAATGCCTGGAGGGGATCTGGAAGCATTCAGACTTCTAAAACCGATGCTGGAAGCCATTGCAGCCAAAGTAGACAACGAAGCGTGTACAGCATATATGGGAAAAGGATCTGCCGGAAACTATGTGAAAATGGTACACAACGGTATTGAATATGCCATAATGCAGCTGATCAGTGAAGCTTATGATCTCCTTAAAAGAGGAGCAGGTTTAAATAATGAACAGCTTTATCAGGTTTTCAAAGAATGGAATAACGGCGAAATGAACTCGTTCCTTATTGAAATTACCAGAGATATTTTCACACAAAAAGATTCATTAACAGATGGCTATCTTGTAGATCAGATTTTAGATAAAGCAGGAGCAAAAGGAACCGGAAAATGGACTTCAGAACAGGCCATGGAAATCGGAGTTTCTATTCCTACCATTGATATTGCGGTAACTTCAAGAATTTTATCTGCTTATAAAAACGAGAGAGTTCAGGCTTCAAAAATATATGCCGATAACGAAATTGTAAAACCTGAAAATACAGAATTATTCATTCAGGAGGTTGGCGATGCTCTTTTCCTTTCTACTTTAATCAGCTATGCACAAGGTTTATCTTTACTGGTAAAAGCATCTGAAGAATACGGCTTTGAAATTCCATTGAAAGATGTTGTGAAAATCTGGAGAGGAGGATGTATTATCCGTTCAGTTTTGCTTGAAAAATTCTATTCTGCTTATACCCAAAACCCTAACCTTTCTAATATTCTGCTTGATAAAGAAATTTCAGAACTGGTAAAGTCAAAAATCAAAGGTTTAAGAAAAACAGCCGGATATGCCGCTACCAACGGAATCTCAAGCCTGGGACTTCAGACAGCTTTAGGATATTTTGATGCATATACTACAGAATCTCTTCCCGTGAATCTTATCCAGGCTCAGCGTGATTATTTCGGAGCTCATACTTATCAGCGTATTGACAGAGAAGGAGTTTTCCATACTTCCTGGCAGAGTGCAAACAACTAA
- the zwf gene encoding glucose-6-phosphate dehydrogenase, with amino-acid sequence MNQNKVLQPTTIVIFGATGDLAKRKLFPAFYNLYIDGRMPKGFNIVALGRAENTNENFRNYIKENLESFSRKKVTSEDWAGFQAHITYFQHQLDEESSYENLQQKLQDFDTVYGMRANRLFYLSIGPSFISTISNHIKTTLLASDPKKDRIIIEKPFGHNKQSAVELNSLLAKTFEEEQIYRIDHYLGKETVQNILAFRFGNSIFEPLWDHKYIESVQITVAEEVGVETRGAFYEQTGALRDMIQNHLLQILCMVAMEPPASLQSGEIRDRKVDVLKSIRRISSDQVDHYAVRGQYGKGTINDIEVKGYRQEDGIAPDSNTETFAAIKFYLDNERWQDVPFYVRTGKKMKEKHSYITIQFKPLPHSTFSDSPHLLSANRLIINIQPMMDIRLQFMTKKPGLTLDLKPAEMIFDNFACQEDTPEAYETLLQDALLGDLTLFMRSDQVEEAWDVVTTIQEAWENNKDLSFPNYKAGSWGPEDVNALVERQGHSWV; translated from the coding sequence ATGAATCAAAATAAAGTCTTGCAGCCAACAACTATTGTTATTTTTGGTGCTACAGGCGATCTGGCAAAAAGAAAACTTTTTCCGGCATTTTACAACTTATATATCGATGGCAGAATGCCCAAAGGCTTCAATATTGTAGCACTGGGAAGAGCAGAAAATACCAACGAAAATTTCAGAAATTATATCAAAGAAAACCTTGAAAGTTTCTCAAGAAAAAAAGTGACTTCCGAAGACTGGGCAGGTTTTCAGGCTCATATTACTTACTTTCAGCATCAGCTGGATGAAGAAAGTTCTTACGAAAATCTGCAGCAGAAACTGCAGGATTTCGATACCGTTTACGGGATGAGAGCAAACAGGCTGTTTTATTTATCCATCGGGCCTAGCTTTATTTCTACAATATCCAATCATATCAAAACGACTTTACTAGCTTCTGATCCGAAAAAAGACCGTATCATTATCGAGAAACCTTTTGGTCACAATAAACAATCTGCTGTTGAATTGAACAGCCTTTTGGCAAAAACATTTGAAGAAGAGCAGATTTACCGTATCGACCACTATCTGGGAAAAGAAACGGTGCAGAATATACTGGCTTTCAGGTTTGGAAATTCTATTTTTGAGCCTTTATGGGATCATAAATATATAGAATCGGTACAGATTACGGTAGCGGAAGAAGTTGGAGTAGAGACAAGAGGAGCATTCTACGAACAGACAGGTGCGTTAAGAGATATGATTCAGAATCACCTGTTGCAGATTCTGTGTATGGTGGCTATGGAACCACCGGCTTCATTGCAGTCAGGTGAAATCAGAGACCGGAAAGTTGACGTTCTGAAATCAATTCGGAGAATATCTTCCGATCAGGTAGATCATTATGCGGTAAGAGGCCAGTATGGAAAAGGAACCATCAACGATATTGAGGTGAAAGGCTACCGCCAGGAAGACGGAATTGCTCCTGATTCCAATACAGAGACTTTTGCAGCAATTAAATTTTATCTGGATAACGAAAGATGGCAGGATGTCCCTTTCTATGTCCGTACCGGAAAGAAAATGAAAGAAAAGCATTCTTACATTACCATTCAGTTTAAGCCGCTTCCTCACTCAACGTTCTCAGACAGCCCGCATCTTTTATCTGCCAACAGGTTGATCATTAATATTCAGCCCATGATGGATATCAGATTACAGTTCATGACCAAAAAACCGGGACTGACACTGGATCTGAAGCCTGCAGAAATGATTTTCGATAATTTTGCCTGTCAGGAAGATACTCCGGAGGCGTATGAAACTTTGTTACAGGATGCTCTTTTAGGAGATCTTACCTTATTTATGCGTTCCGATCAGGTGGAAGAGGCGTGGGATGTAGTGACTACCATACAGGAAGCATGGGAAAATAACAAAGATTTATCTTTCCCGAATTATAAAGCAGGAAGCTGGGGACCGGAAGATGTTAATGCTTTGGTGGAAAGACAAGGGCACAGCTGGGTATAA
- the pgl gene encoding 6-phosphogluconolactonase, which produces MNITVFDDLEKLYTKAADAFVDLSKKSIQKKDRFVVALSGGSSPKAIFKLLATPEYKEKIEWNKVYFFWVDERWVPLNDDKSNFRMTDEALLSKVTVVQSHIFPMYAEGITPEDYAKAYEQQIRTVLGDEGVFDFILLGMGDDGHTASLFPGEDVLNEKDKWVSAYYLKSQEMFRITLTAPIINNAENILVIAFGESKKHALNEVLNGEYNPSLYPMQLIEKKNGFQFFTDEKAKG; this is translated from the coding sequence ATGAATATCACAGTATTTGACGATCTGGAAAAACTGTACACAAAGGCAGCAGATGCATTTGTTGATCTTTCAAAAAAATCTATTCAGAAAAAAGACCGTTTTGTGGTGGCATTAAGTGGAGGCTCTTCCCCTAAAGCTATTTTCAAATTATTGGCAACACCGGAATATAAAGAAAAGATAGAGTGGAATAAAGTCTACTTTTTTTGGGTAGATGAAAGATGGGTTCCTTTAAACGATGATAAGAGCAACTTCCGGATGACAGATGAGGCACTTCTCAGTAAGGTTACGGTTGTCCAAAGCCATATCTTTCCTATGTATGCCGAAGGAATAACTCCTGAAGACTATGCAAAAGCTTATGAACAGCAGATAAGAACTGTTCTTGGTGATGAGGGTGTTTTTGATTTTATCCTGTTAGGAATGGGAGACGACGGCCATACAGCCTCATTATTTCCAGGTGAAGATGTTTTAAATGAAAAAGACAAATGGGTATCTGCTTATTATCTTAAGTCTCAGGAAATGTTCAGAATTACATTGACTGCACCCATCATTAATAATGCTGAAAATATTCTGGTTATTGCATTCGGGGAATCTAAAAAGCATGCACTGAATGAAGTATTGAATGGTGAATATAATCCTTCGTTATATCCAATGCAGCTTATTGAGAAGAAGAATGGATTTCAGTTTTTTACAGATGAGAAAGCAAAAGGCTAA
- a CDS encoding TetR/AcrR family transcriptional regulator: MERKSAAGNIRNKERSKKKFLDAVGKILRTKGYTALKVNSIAAAAGVDKKMIYSYFGGIDGLIDEYIESQDYWNKIMIEEIKPQVDDRGKSFMENTFFSQFDYIHSNKEAQKLLLWRLSESRRSLKKFTETQGKNGEYIFKLLIDFHFKNNAENVRAIMAIMTSGLYYLNMYAEINGSIFCGIDVSTTKGRDEIKKAVSFLLHHTCKNL, from the coding sequence ATGGAAAGAAAGTCAGCAGCAGGGAATATCCGGAACAAGGAACGCAGTAAAAAAAAATTTTTGGATGCCGTTGGAAAAATACTGAGAACAAAAGGATATACTGCCTTGAAAGTGAATAGTATTGCTGCTGCAGCCGGGGTCGATAAGAAAATGATCTATTCTTATTTTGGAGGAATAGATGGTCTGATAGATGAGTATATAGAGTCACAGGATTACTGGAATAAAATAATGATTGAGGAAATAAAACCTCAGGTGGACGATAGAGGAAAGTCCTTTATGGAAAACACATTTTTCTCTCAATTTGATTATATCCACAGCAACAAAGAGGCACAAAAACTACTTCTTTGGCGGTTATCAGAATCCCGTAGATCTTTAAAAAAGTTCACCGAAACTCAGGGAAAAAACGGAGAATATATTTTTAAGCTTTTAATCGATTTCCACTTTAAAAATAATGCTGAAAATGTTCGCGCCATCATGGCAATCATGACGTCAGGATTATACTACCTGAATATGTATGCCGAAATCAATGGAAGTATTTTCTGCGGAATAGATGTAAGCACGACCAAAGGACGGGATGAAATAAAAAAAGCTGTTTCTTTCCTGCTGCATCATACCTGCAAAAACCTGTAG
- a CDS encoding TetR/AcrR family transcriptional regulator yields MERKSASGSIRNKERSKKKFLDAVGKILKTKGHAGLKINDIAATAGVDKKMIYTYFGGMDGLMDEYVRTQDFWVKVTSEEVEKMKPNLEDGGREFIEHMLLSQFDYVYANKEAQKLLLWTISEPRKSLKKLIDTQEENGEYIFKLLMESHFKDKMDTYRSIMAIMVSGLYYLNMFSSLNGSIFCGIDTNTPEGREKIKKAISFMVQQTHDNL; encoded by the coding sequence ATGGAAAGAAAGTCAGCATCAGGTAGTATTAGGAATAAGGAACGCAGCAAAAAAAAGTTTCTGGACGCCGTTGGGAAAATACTGAAAACGAAGGGACATGCAGGATTGAAGATTAATGATATCGCTGCGACTGCCGGGGTAGATAAGAAAATGATCTATACCTATTTTGGCGGAATGGATGGCCTCATGGACGAATATGTTCGTACACAGGATTTCTGGGTAAAAGTAACCAGCGAGGAAGTGGAAAAGATGAAACCGAATCTTGAAGATGGAGGCAGAGAATTTATCGAGCATATGCTGCTTTCCCAGTTTGATTACGTATACGCCAATAAAGAAGCTCAAAAACTATTGTTGTGGACTATTTCTGAACCCCGGAAATCATTAAAAAAACTGATTGACACTCAGGAGGAAAACGGAGAATATATCTTCAAATTATTGATGGAATCACATTTTAAAGATAAAATGGATACCTACCGTTCTATTATGGCCATCATGGTGTCAGGATTGTATTATCTGAATATGTTTTCGTCTCTGAACGGAAGTATTTTCTGTGGTATAGATACCAATACGCCTGAAGGACGGGAAAAAATCAAAAAGGCGATATCTTTCATGGTACAACAAACCCACGATAATCTTTAA
- a CDS encoding peroxidase, FMP-type: MLKRKKESPEAGGEQLFRRMPGQSEVNLAELMDGYSKLLIDDPVRPFREDNLQAIENNVDYGVLAALDGTWVSYNVNYNKNVTNPSLASGVHTTIMPSPGTNPGTIPGKFAFTSEEYIEKLTFSIVPGGVRNRGGASELFCGAVKYEQSIKSVNTIPGQDALKYTPIHEENGMYLWLSDVYNHAATKESIERDRGIHAILTEDAKYGYTGEYRDEPLLRITPDEEPNPQYILQSQLQPGQPYYEIIPAQEIKPGAGLDGPYFIPDYSISRSGVIPHGSTITLLGDIIPQNKDKTTYYLIEGSPQFPYGKEAWETNHLSISRTMGNAGVTPEEIIDLDQPAPAWVHETLNDDNDPGSNKIYTQRILADNLYPYSVRPDLRLRDTLRGQKISNHVHVRMSSKMKTGAQGGVLNVPFVNRFVPTVEVDMDMWIETVIEDGKEILQLQYEQIVFFEFDFGNDGGTTSWPHIQVNTLRKIQDIPEDQRKVIEEQFYNTGVNTGTASGCPYHKG; encoded by the coding sequence ATGCTTAAAAGAAAAAAAGAGAGCCCGGAAGCAGGAGGAGAACAGCTGTTCCGCAGAATGCCGGGACAAAGTGAAGTTAATCTGGCTGAATTAATGGACGGATATTCTAAACTTCTTATTGATGATCCGGTAAGACCATTCAGGGAAGACAACCTGCAGGCTATTGAGAATAATGTGGATTATGGAGTTCTGGCTGCCCTGGACGGCACATGGGTAAGCTATAATGTCAATTACAATAAAAATGTTACCAACCCTTCGTTAGCGAGCGGAGTACATACTACCATCATGCCTTCTCCCGGAACCAATCCGGGGACGATACCCGGAAAGTTCGCTTTTACCAGTGAAGAATATATTGAGAAACTTACCTTTTCCATCGTTCCCGGCGGAGTACGTAACCGTGGCGGAGCGAGTGAGCTTTTTTGCGGAGCAGTCAAGTATGAGCAAAGCATTAAAAGCGTTAATACAATACCGGGACAGGATGCGCTGAAATATACCCCTATCCACGAAGAAAACGGAATGTACCTATGGCTGAGTGATGTCTATAACCATGCAGCAACAAAAGAATCTATTGAAAGAGACCGCGGTATTCATGCCATTTTAACAGAAGATGCAAAGTACGGATATACCGGAGAATACAGAGACGAGCCTTTGCTAAGGATTACACCGGACGAAGAACCCAACCCTCAATACATTCTTCAAAGCCAGCTGCAACCGGGACAGCCTTATTATGAAATCATTCCGGCACAGGAAATAAAGCCGGGAGCAGGGCTTGATGGTCCTTATTTTATCCCGGACTACTCTATCTCCCGAAGCGGTGTTATTCCACATGGAAGCACCATTACTTTGCTTGGAGATATCATTCCTCAGAATAAAGATAAGACAACGTACTATTTAATTGAAGGTTCACCTCAGTTCCCTTACGGTAAAGAGGCCTGGGAAACCAATCATCTTTCCATTTCACGGACCATGGGAAATGCCGGAGTAACTCCGGAAGAAATCATTGATCTTGACCAACCGGCACCGGCCTGGGTTCATGAAACACTTAATGATGATAATGATCCCGGCTCCAATAAGATCTATACCCAGAGAATTCTTGCAGACAATTTATATCCTTACTCTGTACGGCCTGACCTGAGGCTCAGGGATACGTTAAGAGGCCAGAAAATCAGCAATCATGTTCATGTGAGAATGTCTTCAAAAATGAAAACAGGAGCACAGGGAGGCGTGTTGAATGTTCCGTTTGTCAATCGTTTCGTTCCGACTGTTGAGGTAGATATGGATATGTGGATCGAAACGGTGATTGAAGATGGAAAAGAGATTCTTCAGCTGCAGTATGAGCAGATTGTATTTTTTGAATTTGATTTCGGGAATGACGGAGGTACCACAAGCTGGCCTCATATCCAGGTAAATACCCTGAGAAAGATACAGGACATTCCTGAGGATCAGAGAAAGGTAATTGAAGAGCAGTTCTATAATACCGGAGTAAATACCGGTACAGCTTCAGGCTGTCCTTATCATAAAGGATAG